The DNA segment GAAATGTACTAAGCACACAATACAAAACGAAGCATGATGGTCTAACTGACTCCAGCGAATATAACTTATGAGCGAGTGGTAAGGAAAAACACTTTCCttgtaaagaagaaagaaaattcACATTAATTAGGTTAGAAGAAAtcataaaagaaaattcaaaacttttGATCACATGGTTGTGTGGACTAAACTTGGACTTTTCTTTAATCATATagttcatttttcattttcaagGAAGATCGATACTTTTACTTatgttctttttatttaattgtaatGACACTCCCAGAGTTAAAAACCAGTATTGAAAGAAGCAAATGGTTTTGCCTCTCCAAGTAGGCAACTATGCCTCCCAAAGAAAAAGAGACATCATGCTCACTCCATGCCTATAAATACTCCTCAAATCAATAACTTATCCATTCAAATTGTGTCTGAGAAcaaaaaggcaaaaaaaaaaaagaagaagatgggtttaatcaaagagaaagagatggagATTCCAGTCATTGATTTTAGTGAACTGGATGGAGAAAACAGAACCAAGACTATGTCTCTTCTTGATCATGCATGTGATAAGTGGGGCTTCTTCATGGTATGTACAAATCTTTATCCACAAATCAAGTTCTTAAGTATGCATATGTAAACGTTCCTAGATCCAGTTCTAGTGTAGACCCTTATTAAATGCGGGCTGATGAATTTTCAGGTTGATAATCATGGAATTGATAAAGAATTGATGGATAAATTAAAACAGCTGATTAACTCTCATTATGAGGAGCATTTGAAAGAGAAGTTTTACCAGTCAGAGATGGTCAAGGCTTTGAGTGAAGGCAAAACGTCAGATGCTGATTGGGAAAGCACTTTCTTCGTTTGGCATAAGCCGACTTCAAACATATCCAAAGTCTCCAACATTTCAGATGAACTCATGTaagtaactaaaaaaattatatatccaaatttttACCAATTTCTTTATTTGGACAAAGTTTTTACCATTTATATGTCTTGCCTATTATAATTAACAATGTGTGGGGATGAAACTTATATTGCAGCAAGACAATGGATGAATATGTTTCTCAACTGCACAAGTTTGCAGAAAGGCTCTCTAAACTCATGTGTGAAAATCTTGGTCTCCCTCGAGAACACATAGTGAATGCGTTCTCCGGTATAGAAGGTCCAGTTTTTGGGACAAAAGTGGCTAAATACCCAGAATGCCCTCATCCGGAGCTCATTAGAGGGCTGAGAGAACATACTGATGCTGGAGGGATCATATTGCTCTTGCAGGATGATCAAGTGCCTGGTCTTGAGTTCTTGAAAGATGGGAAGTGGGTTCCTATCCCACCATCGAAGAACAATACCATTTTTGTCAATACCGGTGATCAAGTCGAGATATTGAGTAATGGGAGGTACAAGAGTGTTGTACACCGTGTGATGACGATGAAGCAAGGAAGTAGACTGTCGATAGCTACATTTTACAATCCAGCTGGGGATGCCATAATATCTCCAGCTCAAGAGATGTTGTACCCAAGTGGTTACCGATTCCAAGACTACCTTAAGCTTTATTCAACCACTAAGTTTGGAGACAAAGGCTCTAGATTTAATACCATGAAGAAAATGGAGAATGGGGATTCCGTCTAGGATGCATCGCCTGAACGTAACGCTGCTTTTGTATTTCACATGAAACTCTATTTCTATTAAAACTTTGTCTTCTTGTTGTGTTTCTTTCATAAAGGAATAACAATTATGCCAGGATCATGCTGATTCAACTATTTTGctttgttaagaaaaaataactcTTTTTACTCAAGTGATTTTGTACTAGGCAAGTCGTTGATGGCAACTTTAAAAACATTAGTTTGAACTTTGAAGGTCTTTTATAttgtacttttatttttaaggaTGTCCTTAAGATATTAGTATG comes from the Brassica napus cultivar Da-Ae chromosome A7, Da-Ae, whole genome shotgun sequence genome and includes:
- the LOC106400855 gene encoding 1-aminocyclopropane-1-carboxylate oxidase 1 gives rise to the protein MPINTPQINNLSIQIVSENKKAKKKKKKMGLIKEKEMEIPVIDFSELDGENRTKTMSLLDHACDKWGFFMVDNHGIDKELMDKLKQLINSHYEEHLKEKFYQSEMVKALSEGKTSDADWESTFFVWHKPTSNISKVSNISDELIKTMDEYVSQLHKFAERLSKLMCENLGLPREHIVNAFSGIEGPVFGTKVAKYPECPHPELIRGLREHTDAGGIILLLQDDQVPGLEFLKDGKWVPIPPSKNNTIFVNTGDQVEILSNGRYKSVVHRVMTMKQGSRLSIATFYNPAGDAIISPAQEMLYPSGYRFQDYLKLYSTTKFGDKGSRFNTMKKMENGDSV